In bacterium, a single window of DNA contains:
- the dxs_2 gene encoding 1-deoxy-D-xylulose-5-phosphate synthase, with product MAVPRPLPYAQQFPLLFRVNEPQDLKQLSRQELLRLADEMRGYIQEVVFNQTGGHFASNLGAVEITIALHRVFNSPTDKLIFDTGHQAYPHKILTGRRDLFPTLRTFKGLRGFPHPSESPHDALAVGHAGTSIAAAMGYAQARANRGTEEDIIAIIGDGAMTSGLALEALNNAAMVKGRLIVILNDNQMSISPNVGSLTSYLSSLRTNTTLRGVKASAIKSLRRVPMLGRKLARVADKIQESIFALVAPSKVGAMFEEWGFTYLGPYDGHNLLQMIDILESVRQLKDAGPVLIHCLTRKGKGFGEAEGDAVKWHAVSEGGLKKPAAPVVPDKVEPPKKLKKWQDVFAEACIELAAQDPRVLTITAAMDEGTGLKKFREIYPDRCFDVGIAEQFAVACAAGQALGGMRPIVAIYSTFMQRAYDQIIHDVCLQAPEGLPVIFALDRAGLVGADGETHQGAFDFSYLRPIPNMIVCAPRDDRELRDLLYTGLQSGRPFAIRYPRGNTPGVAYEPGKFREIPIGTGEILRTGDDVAILAVGNMVPLALEAADALQEQGISVMVVDARYVKPLDRELVLKAALRTHRLLTLEEHVITGGFGSAVLELLAEEGVTDVQVRRMGLPDAFVEHGEVKEVRREIGLTLEQAIAHCQAMLQAGKPPVATPEPLFEPEP from the coding sequence GTGGCTGTCCCACGCCCATTGCCCTACGCCCAGCAGTTTCCCCTCCTTTTCCGGGTGAACGAGCCCCAGGACCTGAAACAGTTGTCCCGCCAGGAGTTACTGCGCCTGGCAGATGAAATGCGGGGCTACATCCAGGAAGTCGTCTTTAACCAGACCGGCGGACACTTTGCCTCGAATCTGGGAGCGGTGGAGATCACCATCGCGCTGCATCGGGTCTTCAACAGTCCCACCGATAAGCTAATTTTCGATACCGGCCATCAGGCCTATCCGCACAAGATCCTCACCGGGCGTCGTGACCTGTTTCCGACCCTCCGGACCTTCAAGGGGCTCCGGGGTTTCCCTCATCCCAGCGAGTCCCCCCACGATGCCCTGGCTGTCGGCCATGCGGGCACCTCCATCGCGGCGGCCATGGGCTACGCCCAGGCCCGGGCGAATCGCGGCACCGAAGAGGACATCATCGCCATCATCGGCGATGGGGCGATGACCAGCGGGCTCGCTCTGGAAGCGCTGAACAATGCCGCGATGGTGAAGGGACGGCTGATTGTCATCCTCAATGACAATCAGATGTCGATTTCACCCAATGTTGGCAGCCTCACCAGCTATCTCTCCAGCCTCCGGACCAATACCACCCTGCGCGGTGTGAAAGCCTCGGCGATCAAGTCGCTCCGGCGGGTCCCGATGCTGGGCCGCAAGCTCGCCCGGGTTGCGGACAAAATCCAGGAATCGATCTTCGCCCTCGTGGCTCCCAGCAAAGTGGGAGCGATGTTCGAGGAGTGGGGCTTCACGTATCTCGGCCCTTATGACGGTCACAATCTGCTCCAGATGATCGACATCCTGGAGAGTGTCCGGCAGCTCAAAGATGCCGGTCCGGTCCTCATTCATTGCCTGACCCGCAAGGGGAAGGGGTTCGGAGAAGCCGAAGGGGATGCCGTGAAGTGGCACGCGGTCTCCGAAGGGGGCCTGAAGAAGCCCGCCGCGCCTGTGGTTCCGGACAAGGTGGAGCCACCTAAAAAACTCAAGAAGTGGCAGGATGTGTTTGCAGAAGCCTGCATCGAGCTGGCCGCCCAGGACCCCCGGGTCCTCACCATCACCGCAGCGATGGACGAGGGGACCGGCCTGAAGAAGTTCCGTGAGATCTACCCCGACCGCTGCTTCGATGTCGGCATTGCCGAGCAGTTCGCGGTGGCCTGCGCCGCTGGGCAGGCCCTCGGCGGGATGCGCCCCATCGTGGCGATCTACTCGACATTCATGCAGCGGGCCTACGACCAGATCATTCACGATGTCTGCCTCCAGGCTCCGGAAGGACTCCCGGTGATCTTCGCCCTCGACCGCGCCGGCCTGGTGGGTGCGGACGGTGAAACCCATCAGGGGGCGTTCGATTTCTCCTATCTCCGACCAATCCCCAACATGATCGTCTGTGCGCCTCGTGATGACCGGGAGCTGCGCGATCTCCTCTACACCGGCCTGCAAAGCGGTCGCCCTTTCGCGATCCGCTACCCCCGTGGCAACACCCCGGGGGTGGCGTATGAGCCGGGGAAGTTCCGGGAAATTCCCATTGGGACCGGCGAGATCCTGCGGACTGGCGACGATGTCGCCATCCTGGCGGTCGGCAACATGGTGCCCCTGGCCCTGGAAGCAGCCGATGCCCTGCAGGAGCAGGGAATCTCGGTCATGGTGGTCGACGCCCGGTATGTGAAGCCCCTCGACCGGGAACTGGTCCTCAAAGCCGCCCTGCGGACCCACCGCCTCCTGACCCTGGAAGAGCACGTGATTACAGGCGGCTTCGGAAGCGCAGTGCTGGAACTCCTCGCCGAAGAAGGCGTGACCGATGTGCAGGTCCGTCGCATGGGATTGCCCGATGCCTTTGTGGAGCATGGAGAAGTGAAGGAAGTTCGTCGGGAGATCGGCCTGACTCTGGAACAGGCGATCGCGCACTGCCAGGCGATGCTGCAAGCCGGGAAACCCCCGGTCGCGACACCTGAGCCCCTCTTCGAGCCCGAGCCTTAA
- the pcrA gene encoding ATP-dependent DNA helicase PcrA, with the protein MSPTDTTDPIPAPSRRVFQVRRETAFQPAEVPWAESLNEEQRLAVGAPERHVLVLAGAGTGKTRVITYRLAFLLQQGVKVEEIFLTTFTAKAAREMLHRVETLLQRPTHGLWGGTFHSVCARLLRQEAPVLGFSDRYSILDTEDAHELMSQVRAERLQDHTTQRFPQSPVLCSLLSMSRNTQRPAGEILAEKYPQYLELGDDILPILSAYQQRKRIRDLMDYDDLLGYAVELLTEHDPLRRKWALKFRHLLVDEYQDTNHAQGALIDALASEGANVMVVGDDAQAIYAFRGADYRNILTFPERFPDTAIYKLQINYRSTPPILALANAFFADSASHFRKTLTPVRQGGYRPALVAARDAEEEAMFIASRILDLREEGIALKDIGVLYRSHASALELELELRKRRIPFLVRGGLRFTEQAHIKDVLAHLILTVNSKDELSWSRVLKLQQKVGPKRALEIWQSISTSGDPLQGFLAGSGGGAVALNGLRHLLQTLLVLPPADAIQRIMESSYREVVFAKYTNPQQRLEDLGQLATYAAKFPQTADFLADIQMLGGLSAEEIVATEDPDERVTLSTIHQAKGLEWPVVFIPHVVEGLIPHFMALKEGMREEERRLLYVAVTRAQTELYLSYPQMRLQRGTPVLNAVSSFLAELPGGEEAFCDLAILETAQPELPGAASADDPVSTPWLDDAVTQTES; encoded by the coding sequence GTGAGCCCCACCGACACCACCGATCCCATCCCAGCGCCGTCCCGTCGTGTCTTTCAGGTGCGGCGCGAGACCGCGTTTCAGCCCGCCGAGGTCCCCTGGGCGGAGTCGCTGAATGAAGAGCAACGGCTCGCGGTCGGGGCACCTGAACGCCATGTCCTGGTCCTGGCCGGGGCAGGGACTGGTAAAACCCGGGTGATCACCTATCGCCTCGCCTTCCTGCTGCAACAGGGCGTGAAGGTGGAAGAGATCTTTCTCACCACGTTCACGGCGAAAGCCGCCCGGGAGATGCTGCATCGGGTGGAGACCCTGCTGCAGCGTCCGACTCACGGACTCTGGGGTGGCACCTTTCACTCGGTCTGTGCGCGCCTGCTACGGCAGGAAGCGCCTGTCCTGGGTTTTTCAGATCGGTATTCGATTTTGGATACAGAAGATGCCCATGAACTGATGAGCCAGGTCCGGGCAGAGCGACTCCAGGACCACACGACCCAGCGCTTCCCGCAGTCGCCAGTCCTCTGTTCGCTGCTTTCCATGAGCCGGAACACCCAGCGTCCGGCGGGAGAAATCCTGGCCGAGAAGTACCCTCAGTACCTCGAACTGGGCGACGATATCCTGCCGATCCTTAGCGCTTATCAGCAGCGGAAACGGATACGCGACCTGATGGATTACGACGATCTGCTGGGGTATGCGGTCGAGTTACTGACCGAGCATGACCCCTTGCGTCGGAAGTGGGCGCTGAAGTTCCGGCATCTGCTGGTGGATGAGTATCAGGACACCAATCACGCGCAGGGGGCCCTCATAGATGCCCTGGCGAGTGAAGGAGCGAACGTGATGGTGGTTGGGGACGATGCGCAGGCGATCTATGCCTTTCGCGGGGCGGACTACCGCAACATCCTCACGTTCCCCGAACGCTTTCCCGATACCGCCATCTACAAGCTGCAGATCAACTACCGCTCGACCCCGCCGATTCTGGCGCTCGCCAACGCATTCTTCGCCGATTCCGCCTCGCATTTCCGCAAGACCCTCACCCCGGTCAGGCAGGGCGGCTATCGTCCAGCGCTGGTGGCAGCCCGGGATGCTGAAGAAGAAGCGATGTTCATCGCCAGTCGCATTCTCGACTTACGGGAAGAGGGGATTGCCCTCAAGGACATCGGCGTCTTATATCGGTCACACGCATCGGCCCTGGAACTGGAACTGGAGTTGCGCAAGCGCAGGATTCCGTTTCTGGTCCGGGGCGGGCTCCGCTTTACCGAACAGGCCCACATCAAGGATGTCCTGGCGCATCTGATCCTCACTGTGAACAGCAAGGACGAACTGAGCTGGAGCCGTGTCCTGAAGCTCCAACAGAAAGTCGGACCCAAGCGCGCGCTGGAGATCTGGCAGTCCATCAGCACCAGCGGCGATCCTCTCCAGGGCTTCCTCGCTGGTAGTGGAGGTGGGGCGGTCGCGCTCAATGGACTGCGGCACCTCCTGCAGACACTCCTGGTGCTGCCGCCAGCTGATGCCATTCAGCGGATTATGGAGTCCAGTTATCGGGAAGTGGTCTTCGCGAAGTACACCAACCCGCAGCAGCGTCTGGAGGACTTAGGGCAGCTGGCGACCTATGCCGCCAAGTTTCCGCAGACCGCGGACTTTCTGGCGGACATCCAGATGCTCGGTGGGCTCAGTGCCGAGGAAATAGTCGCCACCGAGGATCCCGACGAACGGGTCACGCTGTCGACCATTCATCAGGCGAAGGGGCTCGAATGGCCGGTGGTGTTCATTCCGCATGTGGTCGAGGGACTGATTCCACACTTCATGGCGCTAAAGGAAGGGATGCGGGAAGAGGAACGACGTCTCCTCTATGTCGCGGTTACCCGGGCACAAACCGAGCTCTATCTCAGCTACCCGCAGATGCGCCTGCAGCGTGGGACCCCCGTGCTGAATGCGGTGTCGTCGTTTTTGGCGGAGCTACCGGGGGGCGAAGAGGCGTTTTGTGACCTGGCGATCCTGGAGACTGCGCAACCGGAACTCCCCGGCGCAGCTTCCGCTGATGATCCTGTTTCGACTCCTTGGCTCGACGACGCTGTGACGCAAACTGAATCGTAG
- a CDS encoding putative zinc protease: protein MNAVAQSRALVVSCYATPLMSATLPPSLPPETSILTGGVMLHTESLPWLRSVAVGLFVPWGSAYESAEESGAAHFIEHLVFKGTRRRTARDIALAIERHGGALNAATERELTSYYCRIDATHLETALDVLMDLCFQAEFRPVLVDRERTVVIEEIEGNQDDPTYFLFDQFLHSTWGNTGMGRAVTGTPESVAHLSRSQLWRLYRSAYAPSQMRLCVTGGVEHGVVAQAWEKVWRRQQLRSRKSEAPSAPAKPRFRAGVRVWPRPTEQASLILGVPAPPAGSSQRHAMTVLDGILAAGMGSRLFQHLRERKGLVYDVSAAYMPFRKTGMYAIEAGCNPVRLGRVVSGILQELRRLCDEPVPAAELRRIQDFLAGGFILSLESPSSRMYRLALSDLYLGHFESPEEILASVRSVTAADIRALAQSLFQPAQISLGIVMPDDATNLDRVTQQVRDLVMAM, encoded by the coding sequence ATGAACGCCGTCGCGCAGTCCCGGGCGTTGGTGGTTTCCTGCTACGCTACGCCGCTGATGTCTGCCACACTTCCTCCCAGCCTGCCGCCCGAGACCTCCATCCTGACCGGCGGGGTCATGCTCCATACCGAGTCGCTCCCCTGGCTTCGTTCCGTGGCTGTCGGGCTGTTCGTCCCCTGGGGTTCGGCCTACGAGTCAGCGGAGGAGAGTGGGGCAGCGCATTTCATCGAGCATCTGGTGTTCAAGGGGACTCGTCGGCGTACCGCCCGCGACATCGCCCTCGCCATTGAGCGGCACGGCGGTGCCCTCAATGCCGCGACCGAGCGGGAACTTACCAGCTACTACTGCCGGATTGATGCGACCCATCTGGAGACCGCCCTGGATGTGCTGATGGACCTCTGCTTCCAGGCGGAGTTTCGCCCGGTGCTTGTTGATCGGGAGCGGACAGTCGTCATTGAGGAAATCGAGGGCAATCAGGACGATCCAACATACTTCCTCTTCGATCAGTTTCTTCACAGCACCTGGGGCAACACGGGTATGGGACGAGCCGTCACTGGGACGCCTGAATCAGTGGCGCACCTGAGCCGATCCCAGCTCTGGCGGCTCTATCGCTCAGCCTATGCCCCATCGCAGATGCGACTCTGTGTCACGGGCGGAGTAGAGCACGGTGTGGTGGCGCAGGCGTGGGAGAAAGTCTGGCGACGGCAACAACTGCGGAGCCGTAAGTCGGAAGCACCATCGGCTCCAGCCAAGCCCCGCTTTCGGGCGGGAGTCCGTGTCTGGCCCCGACCCACCGAGCAGGCGAGCCTCATCCTTGGTGTCCCTGCCCCTCCGGCGGGAAGCTCCCAGCGCCACGCAATGACCGTGCTCGATGGCATCCTCGCCGCCGGCATGGGGAGCCGTCTGTTCCAGCATCTGCGGGAACGCAAGGGGCTGGTGTACGACGTTTCAGCAGCGTACATGCCCTTCCGCAAGACGGGGATGTATGCCATCGAAGCGGGCTGCAATCCGGTCCGACTGGGGCGGGTGGTGTCCGGCATCCTGCAGGAATTGAGGCGACTGTGCGACGAGCCGGTCCCGGCCGCCGAACTCCGGCGGATCCAGGACTTTCTGGCTGGTGGATTCATCCTGTCGCTGGAGTCTCCTTCGAGCCGGATGTACCGCCTGGCGTTGTCCGATCTGTACCTGGGGCACTTTGAGTCACCTGAAGAAATCCTGGCCTCCGTGCGGAGCGTCACCGCTGCGGACATTCGGGCCCTGGCGCAGTCGCTGTTTCAGCCGGCGCAGATTTCTCTCGGGATCGTGATGCCCGATGATGCGACAAACCTGGATCGTGTGACCCAACAGGTCCGTGATCTGGTTATGGCGATGTAG
- the pnp_2 gene encoding Polyribonucleotide nucleotidyltransferase: MLFERMQSTSVEVGGQVMSFHTGYVATLANCSVLAQYGGSMVLASVVMSKEDKSHLGFFPLTVNVEERMYAAGKIPGGFIKREGRPSDAATLNMRLIDRAIRPMFDESIRREIQVTVIILAADQENPVDILGLNAVAMALYLSDIPFTTPIAGVRIGKMDGDFVANPHYFTDDNSEFDLIVAGTADSIMMVEAGCFPTPEAEMLDAMSFAQQEMGKLIGCMEAFRGVAGKEKWVPPTPEDKYAAERDAITKSINKNMDRFYEAAGSKKARDKAQDELTVEAITPLLAAYAERGGEEPAKYESALRELCWTAVKKAVRKRIVETGQRPDNRKPAEIRAISCEVGWSPQAHGSAIFTRGETQAMNHLTLGSPGDAQTLDNIHPIDKKRYMHQYQALPFCYGETGPHRGPGRREIGHGALAERALRSVIPPVEDFPYTLRLVTDILSSNGSTSMASTCASTLALMDAGVPILAPVAGIAMGLIKDGEKFQVLTDIMGTEDFMGDMDFKVAGTAEGITALQMDMKIKGISIDILRQALDQALTGRFEILGHMLATLPAPREDLAAHAPRIETVQINPELIGAIIGPGGKMIRKITADWNVKIDVEDDGKVFITATDGPSMKGARQVIEDLTREVKVGDIFDGKVVRVEGYGAFVQLTGNKDGLLHISQMAKGRVDSVEDLLRLGDIIEVKVKDIDPDTGKVSLTRQGLDGDESWTEIEDSRRGGPGGGDRGGRGGDRGGRGPGGGFGDRGRGPGGGGGGFGDRGRGPGGGGGFGGGDRGPGGGDRDRDRGERSAGRDDSGRRFSSRG, translated from the coding sequence ATGCTCTTCGAACGCATGCAGTCGACCTCCGTCGAGGTCGGCGGGCAGGTCATGTCCTTTCATACCGGGTATGTTGCGACGCTCGCGAACTGCTCGGTCCTCGCTCAGTATGGCGGCTCAATGGTCCTCGCCTCCGTGGTGATGTCCAAAGAAGACAAATCCCATCTGGGCTTCTTTCCCCTGACAGTCAATGTTGAAGAGCGCATGTATGCCGCCGGGAAGATCCCCGGCGGATTCATTAAGCGCGAAGGCCGTCCCAGCGACGCCGCCACTCTCAACATGCGACTCATCGACCGGGCGATTCGCCCCATGTTCGATGAATCCATCCGGCGGGAAATCCAGGTGACGGTCATCATTCTGGCCGCCGACCAGGAAAACCCCGTGGACATCCTCGGCCTCAACGCCGTCGCGATGGCCCTCTACCTCTCCGACATCCCCTTCACCACCCCCATCGCCGGCGTCCGGATCGGGAAAATGGATGGCGACTTTGTCGCCAATCCCCATTACTTCACCGATGACAACTCCGAGTTCGATCTGATCGTGGCGGGCACCGCCGACTCGATCATGATGGTGGAAGCGGGCTGCTTCCCGACTCCCGAAGCCGAAATGCTGGATGCGATGAGTTTTGCCCAGCAGGAAATGGGCAAGCTCATCGGCTGCATGGAAGCGTTCCGTGGTGTCGCGGGCAAGGAGAAGTGGGTGCCCCCCACACCGGAGGACAAGTACGCCGCCGAGCGGGACGCCATCACCAAGTCCATTAACAAGAACATGGACCGCTTCTATGAGGCGGCTGGCAGCAAGAAAGCCCGCGACAAGGCACAGGATGAACTGACAGTCGAGGCGATCACGCCGCTGCTGGCAGCCTATGCGGAAAGGGGTGGCGAGGAGCCGGCGAAGTACGAGTCGGCGCTGCGCGAACTCTGCTGGACCGCTGTCAAAAAGGCGGTTCGCAAGCGGATCGTCGAAACAGGTCAGCGCCCCGACAATCGCAAGCCCGCCGAAATCCGGGCAATCAGCTGCGAAGTCGGCTGGAGTCCGCAGGCGCACGGGTCCGCGATTTTCACCCGCGGCGAAACCCAGGCGATGAATCACCTGACCCTCGGGTCACCAGGGGATGCCCAGACCCTGGACAACATCCACCCCATCGACAAAAAGCGCTACATGCATCAGTACCAGGCGCTGCCCTTCTGCTACGGCGAAACCGGTCCCCATCGTGGACCGGGTCGCCGGGAGATCGGACACGGCGCGCTGGCAGAACGGGCGCTCCGATCGGTCATCCCCCCGGTGGAGGACTTCCCCTACACCCTCCGCCTGGTGACCGACATCCTCTCGTCTAATGGCTCGACCTCCATGGCGTCCACCTGTGCCAGCACCCTGGCGCTCATGGATGCCGGTGTGCCGATCCTGGCACCGGTGGCGGGCATCGCTATGGGTCTCATCAAAGATGGTGAGAAGTTCCAGGTGCTGACCGACATCATGGGGACCGAAGACTTCATGGGCGACATGGACTTCAAGGTCGCCGGCACCGCCGAAGGCATCACTGCCCTGCAGATGGACATGAAGATCAAGGGGATCTCCATCGACATCCTGCGGCAGGCGCTGGATCAGGCCCTCACCGGACGCTTCGAGATTCTCGGGCACATGCTGGCGACGCTGCCGGCACCGCGTGAGGACCTCGCGGCTCATGCACCGCGCATCGAGACTGTCCAGATCAATCCGGAGCTGATCGGTGCCATCATCGGCCCGGGCGGCAAGATGATCCGCAAGATCACCGCCGACTGGAACGTCAAGATTGACGTCGAGGACGACGGCAAGGTCTTCATCACGGCCACGGATGGTCCCTCCATGAAGGGAGCCCGCCAGGTCATCGAGGACCTCACCCGGGAAGTGAAAGTCGGCGACATCTTTGATGGCAAAGTCGTCAGAGTGGAAGGCTACGGTGCCTTCGTGCAGCTGACCGGCAACAAGGATGGCCTGCTGCACATCTCCCAGATGGCTAAGGGCCGGGTCGATTCTGTGGAAGACCTGCTGCGTCTGGGCGACATCATCGAAGTGAAGGTCAAAGACATCGACCCGGATACCGGCAAGGTCAGCCTGACCCGACAGGGTCTCGATGGCGATGAGTCCTGGACCGAAATCGAAGACTCTCGTCGGGGTGGCCCCGGTGGGGGCGACCGGGGTGGCCGCGGCGGTGACCGTGGCGGTCGTGGCCCGGGCGGTGGCTTTGGCGACCGCGGACGGGGTCCTGGTGGTGGTGGCGGTGGCTTTGGCGACCGCGGACGAGGTCCCGGCGGTGGCGGGGGCTTCGGCGGCGGCGACCGGGGTCCTGGCGGCGGCGACCGGGATCGCGATCGGGGTGAACGCTCCGCGGGTCGCGATGACTCCGGGCGACGCTTCTCCTCACGCGGCTAG
- the rpsO gene encoding 30S ribosomal protein S15: MTFTQDNKAAVIQQHRRNAKDTGSPEVQVAVLTARIENINAHLQKNKHDFHSRQGLLTLVGQRRRLLNYLQKVDISRYRNLIEVLGLRK; the protein is encoded by the coding sequence GTGACGTTCACCCAGGACAACAAGGCTGCAGTCATTCAGCAGCATCGGCGGAATGCCAAGGATACCGGCAGCCCCGAGGTCCAGGTCGCGGTTTTGACCGCGCGCATTGAGAATATCAACGCGCACCTGCAGAAGAATAAGCACGACTTCCATTCCCGCCAGGGATTGCTGACCCTCGTCGGGCAGCGTCGGCGCCTTCTGAATTACCTCCAAAAGGTCGATATCAGCCGCTACCGCAATCTGATCGAAGTCCTGGGACTCCGCAAGTAG
- the purT gene encoding Phosphoribosylglycinamide formyltransferase 2, which translates to MATVLVLGASRWQIPLMEAAHRLGLQVAATDRDPDAPGRHVADFFAPIDLIDIAGTIEVARSHQIAAVATDQTDLAVPTQAAVAEALGLRGPSPQVAHHVTHKGRMRELTSAAGILNPAWVLMNEPMHLPVRWIDLAHAAVVVKPADSMGSRGVRVVEQADTIDDALIAAMGYSRSGEALLEEYLVGTEVTVEGFWDCTGPRILAISEKQHSPKPHRTALHLTFPPQMPDSTLAAIRDAAERTARALGITGGPLHGEFMVTERGIYLIEFANRGGGSGTSSHIVPAASGVDMLELTWRQLLGERVVAEPTHQRAVLLRFLCYPPGRITAIRGLAEAQGLPGVVFCDLYREPGTQLGAVTNDTERHGCVIVDGATVAEAHARLREVLRVLEVEIDGVVIQDLYRQTYPEPVIVAA; encoded by the coding sequence ATGGCAACTGTCCTGGTCCTTGGCGCATCGCGCTGGCAGATTCCCCTCATGGAGGCGGCCCATCGCCTCGGGTTGCAGGTCGCGGCCACGGACCGTGATCCTGACGCTCCGGGCAGGCATGTCGCGGACTTTTTTGCCCCCATCGACCTCATCGACATCGCCGGGACGATCGAGGTTGCCCGGTCCCACCAGATTGCCGCAGTGGCGACCGACCAGACTGATCTGGCGGTCCCGACTCAGGCCGCTGTGGCGGAGGCGCTTGGACTGCGAGGGCCAAGCCCTCAAGTCGCACATCACGTGACACATAAAGGGCGGATGCGCGAGTTGACCAGCGCCGCAGGCATCCTGAATCCGGCCTGGGTACTGATGAATGAGCCGATGCACCTCCCGGTCCGGTGGATCGACCTGGCACATGCAGCAGTGGTCGTGAAGCCAGCAGACAGCATGGGGTCCCGGGGAGTCCGGGTGGTAGAGCAGGCGGACACAATCGACGATGCCCTTATCGCCGCGATGGGCTATTCCCGGTCTGGCGAGGCTCTTCTGGAGGAGTACCTGGTCGGGACCGAGGTGACAGTCGAAGGATTCTGGGACTGCACCGGTCCCCGGATTCTCGCCATTTCCGAAAAGCAGCACTCCCCCAAACCCCATCGCACCGCCTTGCACCTGACCTTTCCGCCCCAGATGCCGGACAGTACGCTGGCTGCCATCCGTGATGCCGCCGAGCGGACCGCCCGCGCACTAGGCATTACCGGCGGACCGTTGCATGGCGAATTCATGGTGACTGAACGTGGCATCTACCTCATCGAGTTCGCGAATCGGGGTGGGGGTTCCGGCACCAGCAGCCACATTGTCCCAGCGGCCTCCGGGGTCGACATGCTGGAACTGACCTGGCGTCAACTGCTCGGGGAGCGGGTTGTCGCCGAACCGACCCACCAGCGGGCAGTCCTCCTGCGCTTCCTCTGCTATCCCCCCGGACGGATCACGGCCATTCGCGGACTCGCCGAAGCCCAGGGCCTGCCGGGCGTCGTCTTCTGTGACCTTTACCGCGAGCCCGGAACTCAGCTCGGAGCCGTGACTAACGATACCGAGCGCCATGGGTGTGTCATCGTGGACGGAGCCACAGTCGCGGAAGCACATGCCCGACTGCGCGAGGTCCTGCGCGTGCTGGAAGTGGAGATTGATGGGGTCGTCATCCAGGACCTCTACCGGCAGACCTATCCCGAGCCGGTGATTGTCGCGGCCTGA